One segment of Phaeacidiphilus oryzae TH49 DNA contains the following:
- a CDS encoding SGNH/GDSL hydrolase family protein encodes MRVRALLMAVAAATALSLLGPAQAPNASAAAAPTGYVALGDSYSAGVGAGAYDPASGACKRSTSAFPELWAASHPGTPFVSVACLGATTRSVETAQLSALRPSTALISLTAGGNDAGFADTLESCVLHGDAACGKAVTAADGLIDRQLPGRLAELYRRIRAAAPAARVVVLGYPHLYQRPGDCPFGIADASRAALNTAADRLDAVIAAAAAHAGFRYADVRRAFTGHEVCSSQPWLHSVAYPLETSYHPTRTGQSLGYLPVFAAAAGA; translated from the coding sequence ATGCGGGTCCGGGCCCTGCTCATGGCGGTCGCCGCGGCGACCGCGCTGTCGCTCCTCGGCCCGGCCCAGGCGCCGAACGCCTCGGCGGCCGCGGCGCCGACCGGGTACGTGGCGCTGGGGGACTCCTACTCGGCGGGGGTCGGCGCCGGGGCGTACGACCCGGCGAGCGGGGCGTGCAAGCGCAGTACGAGCGCCTTCCCCGAGCTGTGGGCGGCCTCCCATCCGGGGACGCCGTTCGTCTCGGTGGCCTGCCTCGGTGCCACCACCCGCTCCGTGGAGACCGCCCAGCTGAGCGCCCTGCGTCCGAGCACCGCGCTGATCAGCCTCACCGCCGGCGGCAACGACGCGGGCTTCGCCGACACCCTGGAGAGCTGCGTCCTCCACGGGGACGCCGCCTGCGGGAAGGCGGTCACCGCTGCGGACGGCCTGATCGACCGTCAGCTGCCGGGCCGGCTGGCCGAGTTGTACCGCCGGATCCGTGCCGCCGCGCCGGCCGCGCGGGTCGTGGTCCTCGGCTACCCGCACCTCTACCAGCGGCCGGGCGACTGCCCGTTCGGCATCGCGGACGCCTCCCGGGCGGCCCTCAACACGGCCGCGGACCGCCTGGACGCGGTCATCGCCGCAGCCGCCGCCCATGCCGGCTTCCGTTACGCCGACGTCCGCCGGGCCTTCACCGGCCACGAGGTCTGCTCCTCCCAGCCCTGGCTCCACTCCGTGGCCTATCCCCTGGAGACCTCCTACCACCCCACCCGCACCGGCCAGTCCCTCGGCTACCTCCCCGTCTTCGCGGCAGCCGCCGGGGCCTGA
- a CDS encoding glycoside hydrolase family 13 protein: MSWWQSMVCYEVHPRAFADSDGDGVGDLPGLTARLEHLGDLGADAVWVTPFYPSPLADGGYDIADYTGVAPDLGTAADVDRLTARAHRLGLKLIIDLVPNHTSDQHPWFQAALAAGPGSAERERYLFRPGRGRDGELPPNDWRSAFGGPAWTRVDADGEWYCHLHAPEQPDLNWRDPRVREAFDGVLRHWLDRGVDGFRVDVAHALFKAEGLPDAGPDQHADPLRNHLMPYYDQEELHPLYREWRALLDTHPAPPGAVEPKDRVMVAESAVFDPGRLSRYIRPDEMHQAFNFAFLEAPWRAGELRRVIEESFAVPGSPVTWLLSSHDAVRPPTRLGSLARARAAALLMLALPGSAYLYQGEELGLPQAEVAVERIRDPLWERSGHTERGRDGARVPLPWSGGEPPYGFSTAPAEAAWLPQPADWAGLSVAAQLHDPDSTLALYREALRLRRAHPAPDPAAPPTWLSAPGDAHLAFHRGELTCVVNLGPEPLRLAGLGLTGHLVLSSGPLDGDALPADTALWLVRA; encoded by the coding sequence ATGAGCTGGTGGCAGTCGATGGTGTGCTACGAGGTCCACCCGCGCGCCTTCGCCGACTCGGACGGCGACGGCGTCGGCGACCTCCCCGGCCTCACCGCCCGCCTGGAGCACCTCGGCGACCTGGGCGCGGACGCCGTGTGGGTCACCCCGTTCTACCCGTCCCCGCTCGCCGACGGCGGCTACGACATCGCCGACTACACCGGCGTCGCCCCGGATCTGGGCACGGCGGCGGACGTCGACCGGCTGACCGCCCGGGCGCACCGGCTCGGCCTCAAGCTGATCATCGACCTGGTGCCCAACCACACCTCGGACCAGCACCCCTGGTTCCAGGCCGCGTTGGCGGCGGGCCCCGGCTCCGCCGAACGCGAGCGCTACCTCTTCCGCCCCGGCCGCGGCCGGGACGGCGAACTCCCGCCCAACGACTGGCGATCGGCCTTCGGCGGCCCCGCCTGGACCCGGGTCGATGCGGACGGCGAGTGGTACTGCCACCTCCACGCCCCCGAGCAGCCCGACCTCAACTGGCGCGACCCGCGCGTCCGGGAGGCCTTCGACGGCGTGCTGCGCCACTGGCTGGACCGCGGGGTGGACGGCTTCCGGGTGGACGTGGCGCACGCCCTCTTCAAGGCGGAGGGCCTGCCGGACGCCGGGCCGGACCAGCACGCCGACCCGCTGCGCAACCACCTGATGCCGTACTACGACCAGGAGGAGCTCCACCCGCTCTACCGCGAGTGGCGCGCCCTGCTGGACACCCACCCCGCGCCGCCGGGCGCGGTGGAGCCGAAGGACAGGGTGATGGTCGCCGAGTCGGCGGTCTTCGACCCCGGCAGGCTCAGCCGCTACATCCGGCCGGACGAGATGCACCAGGCCTTCAACTTCGCCTTCCTGGAGGCGCCCTGGCGGGCCGGCGAGCTCCGGCGGGTGATCGAGGAGTCCTTCGCCGTCCCCGGCAGCCCCGTCACCTGGCTGCTCTCCAGCCACGACGCGGTCCGCCCGCCGACCCGCCTCGGCTCGCTCGCCCGCGCCCGGGCCGCCGCGCTGCTGATGCTGGCGCTGCCCGGCTCCGCGTACCTCTACCAGGGCGAGGAGCTGGGGCTTCCGCAGGCCGAGGTGGCGGTGGAGCGGATCCGCGACCCGCTGTGGGAGCGCTCCGGACACACCGAGCGCGGCCGGGACGGGGCCCGGGTTCCGCTGCCCTGGTCCGGCGGAGAGCCGCCGTACGGCTTCAGCACGGCGCCGGCCGAGGCCGCCTGGCTGCCGCAGCCGGCCGACTGGGCCGGGCTGAGCGTGGCGGCCCAACTGCACGACCCGGACTCGACGCTGGCGCTGTACCGCGAGGCCCTGCGGCTGCGGCGAGCGCACCCGGCGCCGGACCCGGCCGCCCCGCCGACCTGGCTCTCGGCCCCCGGCGACGCTCATCTCGCCTTCCACCGGGGGGAGTTGACCTGCGTGGTCAACCTCGGCCCGGAGCCGCTGCGGCTCGCCGGGCTCGGCCTGACCGGTCACCTGGTGCTGAGCAGCGGCCCCCTGGACGGGGACGCCCTCCCCGCCGACACCGCGCTGTGGCTCGTCCGAGCCTGA
- a CDS encoding Gfo/Idh/MocA family protein, producing MTGGAPAPEPLGIGLVGCGGFAEFVLDAAAGLPGLRLAAVADPSRERAERLGGSHGVPALGSLDELLGREDVAAVLIATPPATHAAMAVAALRAGRHVFCEKPLATTTADAAAVAEEARRAGRALVVDHVLRYNPLLRAVARLTEEGLLAPPRRFLFENDAADQDLGPDHWFWDRAHSGGIFVEHGVHFFDAARALIGSDPLSVRATAASRPGGGPVDMVSADVLHPGGVLASHLHSFTHAHRAERQLMRLDHGFAETRITGWIPVHGEISAWVDDSGAELWERLPARATELLAVDGFTPHGGERIAVRVERNAGSAAPARGRGEERTVPHQVRAVLDLGGEPRKPYVYAQSVRAALADLVRSAREGTRPVAAAAAGLSAVAVAEAATIAADTGTEQAVPRGRTGA from the coding sequence ATGACCGGCGGCGCCCCCGCGCCCGAGCCGCTGGGCATCGGCCTGGTCGGCTGCGGCGGATTCGCGGAGTTCGTCCTGGACGCCGCGGCCGGCCTGCCGGGCCTGCGCCTGGCGGCCGTCGCCGACCCCTCGCGGGAACGCGCCGAGCGGCTGGGCGGCAGCCACGGCGTCCCCGCCCTCGGCTCCCTCGACGAGCTGCTGGGACGGGAGGACGTGGCGGCCGTGCTGATCGCCACGCCGCCCGCGACCCATGCCGCGATGGCCGTCGCCGCACTGCGCGCGGGGCGCCATGTCTTCTGCGAGAAGCCCCTCGCCACCACGACGGCGGACGCGGCCGCCGTCGCCGAGGAGGCCCGCCGGGCCGGCCGCGCTCTGGTCGTGGACCACGTCCTGCGCTACAACCCGCTGCTGCGGGCGGTGGCCCGGCTCACCGAGGAGGGCCTGCTGGCGCCCCCGCGCCGCTTCCTCTTCGAGAACGACGCGGCCGACCAGGACCTGGGCCCGGACCACTGGTTCTGGGACCGGGCGCACTCCGGCGGGATCTTCGTCGAGCACGGAGTGCACTTCTTCGACGCCGCCCGGGCGCTGATCGGCTCCGACCCGCTGAGCGTGCGGGCCACGGCCGCGTCCCGCCCCGGCGGCGGCCCGGTCGACATGGTCAGCGCGGACGTCCTCCACCCCGGCGGCGTCCTCGCCTCCCACCTCCACTCCTTCACCCACGCCCACCGCGCCGAGCGGCAGTTGATGCGGCTGGACCACGGTTTCGCGGAGACCCGGATCACCGGGTGGATTCCGGTGCACGGGGAGATCTCCGCCTGGGTGGACGATTCCGGGGCCGAGCTCTGGGAGCGACTGCCCGCCCGGGCCACCGAGTTGCTCGCCGTCGACGGCTTCACCCCGCACGGCGGCGAGCGGATCGCGGTCCGCGTCGAGCGGAACGCCGGGTCGGCCGCACCCGCCCGCGGGCGCGGTGAGGAGCGGACCGTCCCGCACCAGGTCCGGGCCGTCCTCGACCTCGGCGGCGAGCCACGCAAGCCGTATGTGTACGCGCAGAGCGTCCGCGCCGCGCTGGCCGACCTGGTGCGGTCCGCCCGCGAGGGCACCCGTCCGGTCGCCGCCGCGGCCGCCGGCCTGAGCGCGGTCGCGGTCGCCGAGGCGGCGACGATCGCCGCCGACACCGGCACCGAGCAGGCCGTGCCGAGGGGGAGGACGGGCGCATGA
- a CDS encoding PP2C family protein-serine/threonine phosphatase produces MSPPPEKGRLDPQLAVPWAVMGLLALADLYPVTEGGLLPVFAAGPALAAASGGPRRVFGAGVTAGALCLWMAAVGGLLGHTRVYLALAAILAVTLAGAYAATVRRRTEAELCQARTLAATLEQVLLNPPPARLAGLTLAAGYDSAARAARIGGDLYEVVPGPAGTRIIVADVQGKGLDAVRGAAVVLAAFREAAPYLDRLDEVARRIELALERHTDGERFVTAVLAEVGPDGRVLLHNHGHPEPLVLRADGRLEPAAPALPGLPLGLGNLIANPGREPEPSPAPPGAVVPGETILRLGPGERLLFYTDGLSEARDSDGRFYPLLERAEAPLSVADPEQALWELRADVWKHTRSRPTDDSALLLVEFGAAQPASSSAPSPSPAPASAPAPAPAPESAPASESAPASA; encoded by the coding sequence ATGTCCCCACCCCCCGAGAAGGGCCGCCTCGATCCCCAGCTGGCGGTCCCCTGGGCGGTGATGGGGCTGCTCGCCCTCGCCGACCTGTATCCGGTCACCGAGGGCGGACTGCTGCCGGTCTTCGCCGCCGGGCCCGCGCTCGCGGCCGCCTCCGGCGGTCCCCGGCGGGTGTTCGGCGCCGGCGTCACCGCGGGCGCGCTCTGCCTGTGGATGGCCGCGGTCGGCGGCCTCCTCGGGCACACCCGGGTGTACCTCGCGCTCGCCGCGATCCTCGCCGTGACCCTGGCCGGCGCCTACGCCGCGACCGTGCGCCGGCGGACCGAGGCGGAGCTGTGCCAGGCCCGCACCCTGGCCGCCACCCTCGAACAGGTCCTGCTGAACCCGCCCCCGGCCCGGCTGGCCGGGCTGACCCTGGCCGCCGGCTACGACTCGGCGGCCCGCGCGGCCCGGATCGGCGGGGACCTCTACGAGGTCGTCCCCGGGCCGGCCGGGACCCGGATCATCGTGGCCGACGTCCAGGGCAAGGGCCTGGACGCGGTACGGGGGGCCGCGGTCGTCCTGGCCGCGTTCCGCGAGGCGGCCCCCTACCTGGACCGGCTGGACGAGGTGGCCCGGCGGATCGAGCTCGCGCTGGAGCGGCACACCGACGGCGAGCGCTTCGTGACGGCGGTGCTGGCCGAGGTCGGTCCGGACGGCAGGGTGCTGCTGCACAACCACGGCCATCCGGAGCCGCTGGTCCTGCGCGCGGATGGGCGGCTGGAGCCGGCCGCGCCCGCGCTGCCGGGCCTTCCGCTCGGCCTGGGCAACCTCATCGCGAACCCCGGGCGGGAGCCGGAACCGAGCCCGGCGCCGCCCGGAGCGGTCGTCCCCGGCGAGACCATCCTCCGGCTCGGCCCCGGTGAGCGGCTGCTCTTCTACACCGACGGCCTCTCCGAGGCGCGGGACAGCGACGGGCGGTTCTACCCGCTGCTGGAGCGGGCGGAGGCGCCCCTCTCCGTCGCCGATCCCGAGCAGGCCCTCTGGGAGCTCCGCGCCGACGTCTGGAAGCACACCCGCTCCAGGCCGACGGACGACTCGGCGCTGCTGCTGGTCGAGTTCGGGGCGGCTCAGCCGGCGTCCTCGTCCGCACCCTCACCCTCGCCGGCGCCGGCGTCCGCTCCCGCGCCGGCGCCCGCACCCGAGTCCGCACCGGCGTCCGAGTCCGCGCCGGCGTCCGCGTAG
- a CDS encoding glycoside hydrolase family 130 protein: MSTTAENTPAAGTTDGAVRIPYRLVRKGVVMSPLAGEANEVEGVLNPASGRTPDGRLHLLPRLVAEGNVSRVGLAEVVFDGDGVPNGVRRRGVVLAPDEGWERGKNNAGVEDPRVTWVPSLGKHVMSYVAYGPLGPKPALAVSENLTDWTRLGPIQFAYQPDLDTDLNLFPNKDVVHFPEPVPGPDGEPAYAMLHRPMWDLGWFRPGEGVHLPAGVTDERPGIWISYVPAAEVEADIRALARPRQHRLLALSEFPWESLKIGGGPAPIRVPEGWLLIHHGVSGSIEDPWAQNQKVSYAAGAMILDPADPSRVLSRSDVPLMAPETEEERSGTVPNVVFPTAIEEIDGQLYVFYGMADAHIGVALLERTA; the protein is encoded by the coding sequence ATGAGCACCACCGCTGAGAACACCCCCGCCGCCGGCACCACCGACGGCGCCGTCCGCATCCCCTACCGCCTGGTGCGCAAGGGCGTGGTGATGTCCCCGCTCGCCGGGGAGGCGAACGAGGTCGAGGGCGTCCTCAACCCCGCCTCCGGACGCACCCCCGACGGCCGGCTCCACCTGCTGCCCCGGCTGGTCGCCGAGGGCAACGTGTCCCGGGTCGGCCTGGCCGAGGTCGTCTTCGACGGGGACGGCGTCCCGAACGGCGTCCGGCGCCGCGGCGTGGTCCTGGCCCCCGACGAGGGCTGGGAGCGCGGCAAGAACAACGCCGGCGTCGAGGACCCCCGGGTGACCTGGGTCCCGTCCCTCGGCAAGCACGTGATGTCGTACGTGGCCTACGGCCCGCTCGGCCCCAAGCCGGCGCTGGCCGTCTCGGAGAACCTCACCGACTGGACCCGGCTCGGCCCGATCCAGTTCGCCTACCAGCCCGATCTGGACACCGACCTCAACCTCTTCCCCAACAAGGACGTCGTCCACTTCCCGGAGCCGGTCCCCGGCCCGGACGGCGAGCCGGCGTACGCCATGCTCCACCGGCCGATGTGGGACCTGGGCTGGTTCCGTCCGGGCGAGGGCGTCCACCTGCCGGCCGGCGTCACCGACGAGCGGCCCGGCATCTGGATCTCCTACGTCCCGGCGGCCGAGGTCGAGGCGGACATCCGCGCGCTGGCCCGGCCGCGGCAGCACCGGCTGCTGGCCCTCTCCGAGTTCCCCTGGGAGTCGCTGAAGATCGGCGGCGGCCCGGCCCCGATCCGGGTCCCCGAGGGCTGGCTGCTGATCCACCACGGCGTCTCCGGCTCCATCGAGGACCCCTGGGCGCAGAACCAGAAGGTCTCCTACGCCGCCGGTGCGATGATCCTCGACCCGGCCGACCCGTCCCGGGTCCTCAGCCGCTCCGACGTGCCGCTGATGGCGCCGGAGACCGAGGAGGAGCGCTCCGGCACCGTCCCCAACGTGGTCTTCCCGACCGCCATCGAGGAGATCGACGGGCAGCTGTACGTCTTCTACGGCATGGCCGACGCCCACATCGGCGTCGCCCTGCTGGAGCGCACGGCATGA
- a CDS encoding alpha-galactosidase — translation MPSSPRRASVTARPAHRLWNLATARTGYVLHLDDQGRLHNLHWGPRLTDEQALSLLDDPLPPGRAFEDDTEAPLDLAPAAAFRFGHAQLQVRFPDGTRDLELRHLGAETADHADGVELVLRFADRHYPLTVESHYRLYHDSELIERHLVLRHTGAAAGGEEPITVVRADSASWVPPRQRDYRLTQAHGRWAAETRLHTAVLPYGETVLTSRRGITGHHANPWAMLDDGTAGEEHGQVWGCALAWSGTWRLTAERTPADRAVLCAGSGHDPVSRRLAPGEVLTTPVSAGSWTDGGFGAASRAWHRHLLRHALPHPDELRPVLYNSWEATGFDLSLDGQLALAGKAAALGVELFVMDDGWFGTGRSARTGDHAGLGDWHPNPDRFPDGLDPLIDGVRALGMDFGLWVEPEMVNRESELYRAHPDWVLHQPHRRRSEHRNQLVLNLARQDVADWVHRQLDGLLTRHRISFLKWDMNRPFSEAGWPEAGPEGADRLWHEYVEHLYAVLDRLRADHPGLRIESCSGGGRVDPGILSRTDQVWTSDNTDAADRLHIQDGFARLYPARAMAAWVTDSPTPLTGRRLPLDFRFHVAMAGVLGIGGDLTRWSERELARAAELVAAYKRIRPLVQHGLRYRLRPPGEELGAVQFLAPDGAGTAVLAYRRARHYAHPEPPLPLRGLEPDARYRDADSGRVHHGAVLLSRGLPLTLPADDYAGCLVHLVREEAEDSSPGR, via the coding sequence ATGCCGTCCTCCCCCCGGCGCGCCTCCGTCACCGCCCGTCCCGCCCACCGCCTCTGGAACCTGGCCACCGCCCGGACCGGCTACGTCCTCCACCTGGACGACCAGGGCCGGCTGCACAACCTCCACTGGGGACCGCGGCTGACGGACGAGCAGGCGCTCTCCCTCCTCGACGACCCTCTGCCGCCGGGCCGCGCCTTCGAGGACGACACCGAGGCGCCGCTCGACCTCGCCCCGGCCGCCGCCTTCCGCTTCGGCCACGCCCAGCTCCAGGTCCGCTTCCCGGACGGCACCAGGGACTTGGAGCTGCGCCATCTCGGCGCCGAGACGGCGGACCACGCGGACGGCGTCGAGCTGGTCCTCCGCTTCGCCGACCGCCACTACCCGCTGACCGTCGAGAGCCACTACCGCCTCTACCACGACAGCGAGTTGATCGAGCGTCACCTGGTGCTGCGGCACACCGGCGCCGCGGCCGGCGGCGAGGAGCCGATCACCGTGGTCCGCGCCGACTCGGCGAGCTGGGTCCCGCCCCGGCAGCGGGACTACCGGCTCACCCAGGCGCACGGCCGGTGGGCCGCCGAGACCCGCCTCCACACGGCCGTCCTGCCGTACGGCGAGACCGTGCTGACCAGCCGCCGGGGCATCACCGGCCACCACGCCAACCCCTGGGCGATGCTGGACGACGGCACCGCGGGGGAGGAGCACGGCCAGGTCTGGGGCTGCGCCCTGGCCTGGAGCGGCACCTGGCGGCTCACCGCCGAACGCACCCCCGCCGACCGGGCGGTGCTCTGCGCGGGCTCCGGCCACGACCCGGTCAGCCGGCGGCTCGCCCCCGGCGAGGTCCTCACCACCCCGGTCAGCGCGGGGAGTTGGACCGACGGCGGCTTCGGCGCCGCATCCCGCGCCTGGCACCGGCACCTCCTCCGGCACGCCCTGCCGCACCCCGACGAGCTCCGCCCGGTGCTCTACAACTCCTGGGAGGCCACCGGCTTCGACCTCTCCCTGGACGGACAGCTCGCCCTGGCCGGCAAGGCGGCCGCGCTCGGCGTCGAGCTCTTCGTGATGGACGACGGCTGGTTCGGCACCGGCCGCAGCGCCCGCACCGGCGACCACGCGGGCCTCGGCGACTGGCACCCCAACCCGGACCGCTTCCCGGACGGTCTCGACCCGCTGATCGACGGGGTCCGCGCGCTGGGCATGGACTTCGGCCTCTGGGTCGAGCCGGAGATGGTCAACCGGGAGAGCGAGCTCTACCGCGCCCACCCCGACTGGGTGCTCCACCAGCCGCACCGCCGCCGCAGCGAGCACCGCAACCAACTGGTCCTCAACCTCGCCCGGCAGGACGTCGCCGACTGGGTGCACCGGCAGCTGGACGGACTGCTGACCCGCCACCGGATCTCCTTCCTCAAATGGGACATGAACCGCCCGTTCAGCGAGGCCGGCTGGCCCGAGGCGGGCCCCGAGGGCGCCGACCGGCTGTGGCACGAGTACGTCGAGCACCTCTACGCCGTCCTCGACCGGCTCCGCGCCGACCACCCCGGCCTGCGGATAGAGTCCTGCAGCGGCGGCGGCCGCGTCGACCCGGGCATCCTCTCCCGTACCGACCAGGTGTGGACCTCGGACAACACCGACGCCGCCGACCGGCTGCACATCCAGGACGGCTTCGCCCGGCTCTACCCGGCCCGGGCGATGGCCGCCTGGGTCACCGACAGCCCCACCCCGCTGACCGGCCGCCGACTCCCGCTGGACTTCCGCTTCCACGTCGCGATGGCCGGCGTCCTCGGCATCGGCGGCGACCTCACCCGCTGGAGCGAACGGGAGCTGGCGCGGGCGGCCGAGCTGGTGGCGGCGTACAAGCGGATCCGCCCGCTGGTCCAGCACGGCCTGCGGTACCGGCTGCGCCCGCCCGGCGAGGAGCTCGGCGCCGTGCAGTTCCTCGCCCCGGACGGCGCCGGCACCGCCGTCCTCGCCTACCGCCGCGCGCGGCACTACGCCCATCCCGAACCGCCGCTGCCGCTGCGGGGCCTGGAACCGGACGCCCGCTACCGCGACGCCGACTCCGGCCGGGTCCACCACGGGGCCGTCCTCCTCAGCCGCGGACTGCCGCTGACGCTGCCCGCCGACGACTACGCCGGCTGCCTGGTGCACCTCGTCCGGGAGGAAGCGGAGGATTCCAGTCCGGGGCGATGA
- a CDS encoding phosphomannomutase/phosphoglucomutase, which translates to MTAATDRDTAPVADLSGLVKAYDIRGVVPDDWDEATAELFGAAFVRVTGAGAIVTGHDMRPSSPGLAAAFARGATAQGADVTEIGLCSTDQLYFASGSLGLAGAMFTASHNPARYNGIKLCRAGAEPVGQDTGLAAIRALVEEWLDAGRGPEPAAGPRGRTTSRETLADYAAHLRSLVDLGAIRPLKVVVDAGNGMGGHTVPTVLAGLPLTVVPMYFELDGTFPHHEANPLDPANIVDLRARVRAEGADLGLAFDGDADRCFVVDERGEPVSPSAVTALVAARELAEHPGAAVIHNLITSRTVPEVVREAGGIPVRTRVGHSFIKAEMARAGAVFGGEHSAHYYFRDFWNADTGMLAALHVLAALGEQPRPLSELTARYERYAASGEINSTVADQAERIAAVRAAWSGRPGVTLDELDGLTVAGRDWWFNLRPSNTEPLLRLNVEARDRPAMAALRDEVLALVRG; encoded by the coding sequence ATGACCGCCGCCACTGACCGCGACACCGCCCCCGTAGCGGACCTCTCCGGCCTGGTGAAGGCCTACGACATTCGCGGGGTGGTCCCCGACGACTGGGACGAGGCCACCGCGGAGCTCTTCGGCGCCGCCTTCGTCCGGGTCACCGGCGCCGGGGCGATCGTCACCGGCCACGACATGCGGCCGTCCTCGCCGGGCCTGGCCGCCGCCTTCGCCCGGGGCGCCACCGCCCAGGGCGCGGACGTCACCGAGATCGGCCTCTGCTCCACCGACCAGCTCTACTTCGCCTCCGGCTCGCTCGGCCTGGCCGGCGCGATGTTCACCGCCTCGCACAACCCGGCCCGGTACAACGGGATCAAGCTCTGCCGGGCCGGTGCCGAGCCGGTCGGCCAGGACACCGGACTGGCCGCGATCCGGGCCCTGGTCGAGGAGTGGCTCGACGCCGGCCGCGGCCCCGAGCCGGCCGCCGGGCCCCGGGGCCGGACCACCTCCCGGGAGACCCTGGCCGACTACGCCGCCCACCTCCGCTCCCTGGTGGACCTCGGCGCGATCCGCCCGCTCAAGGTGGTGGTCGACGCCGGCAACGGGATGGGCGGGCACACCGTCCCCACCGTGCTGGCCGGGCTGCCGCTGACCGTGGTCCCGATGTACTTCGAGCTGGACGGCACCTTCCCGCACCACGAGGCCAATCCGCTGGATCCGGCGAACATCGTGGACCTGCGGGCCCGGGTCCGAGCCGAGGGCGCCGACCTCGGCCTGGCCTTCGACGGGGACGCGGACCGCTGCTTCGTGGTCGACGAGCGCGGCGAACCGGTCTCGCCCTCGGCGGTCACCGCGCTGGTCGCCGCGCGCGAACTGGCCGAGCACCCCGGGGCAGCCGTGATCCACAACCTGATCACCTCCCGCACCGTCCCCGAGGTGGTCCGCGAGGCCGGCGGGATCCCCGTCCGCACCCGCGTGGGCCACTCCTTCATCAAGGCCGAGATGGCCCGGGCCGGCGCGGTCTTCGGCGGCGAGCACTCCGCCCACTACTACTTCCGGGACTTCTGGAACGCGGACACCGGGATGCTGGCCGCCCTCCACGTCCTCGCCGCCCTCGGCGAACAGCCGCGCCCGCTCTCCGAGCTGACGGCCCGTTACGAGCGCTACGCCGCCTCCGGCGAGATCAACTCCACGGTGGCCGACCAGGCGGAGCGGATCGCGGCGGTCCGCGCGGCCTGGAGCGGCCGCCCCGGCGTGACCCTGGACGAGCTGGACGGGCTGACCGTCGCCGGCCGGGACTGGTGGTTCAACCTCCGCCCGTCCAACACCGAACCGCTGCTCCGCCTCAACGTCGAGGCCCGCGACCGGCCGGCGATGGCCGCGCTGCGGGACGAGGTGCTCGCGCTGGTCAGGGGCTGA
- a CDS encoding alpha/beta fold hydrolase has protein sequence MSEGTGRGQVVSKDGTRIAYSRQGSGPPLLLVDGALCHRAFGPGADLAQRMAARYTVYTYDRRGRGESGDTRPYAVEREIEDLAALIEEAGGEALVYGISSGAALALEAAGRLPGITRLAVYEAPFVVDGSGQPLDADFLSRVRTAVDTGRRGDAVRLFLRRVGTPAPAVAVMRLLPVWRKLTAVAPTLPYDLAVVAPHSTGRPLGEAPWPAIRIPVLVMDGGKSPHWMRSATAAVAAAIPTARHRTLPGQTHLLKPDAVAPALTGFYADAGADSDAGADSGAGAGAGADAGAGEGEGADEDAG, from the coding sequence ATGAGCGAAGGCACCGGCAGGGGACAGGTGGTCTCCAAGGACGGCACCCGCATCGCGTACTCGCGGCAGGGCAGCGGGCCGCCGCTGCTGCTGGTCGACGGCGCCCTCTGCCACCGGGCCTTCGGCCCCGGCGCCGACCTGGCCCAGCGGATGGCCGCCAGGTACACGGTCTACACCTACGACCGCCGGGGGCGCGGCGAGAGCGGGGACACCCGGCCGTACGCGGTCGAGCGCGAGATCGAGGACCTCGCCGCCCTGATCGAGGAGGCCGGCGGGGAGGCCCTGGTCTACGGGATCTCCTCCGGGGCGGCCCTCGCCCTGGAGGCGGCCGGTCGGCTGCCCGGGATCACCCGCCTCGCCGTCTACGAGGCCCCGTTCGTGGTGGACGGCTCGGGGCAGCCGCTCGACGCCGACTTCCTCTCCCGGGTCCGGACGGCCGTGGACACCGGCCGCCGGGGCGACGCCGTCCGGCTCTTCCTGCGCCGGGTCGGCACGCCCGCGCCTGCCGTGGCGGTCATGCGGCTGCTCCCGGTCTGGCGGAAGCTCACCGCCGTCGCGCCGACCCTGCCGTACGACCTCGCCGTCGTGGCGCCGCACTCCACCGGCCGGCCGCTGGGGGAGGCGCCGTGGCCCGCCATCCGGATCCCGGTGCTGGTGATGGACGGCGGGAAGAGCCCGCACTGGATGCGCTCGGCGACGGCCGCGGTGGCCGCCGCCATCCCCACCGCGCGGCACCGCACCCTGCCCGGCCAGACCCACCTCCTCAAGCCGGACGCGGTGGCGCCGGCGCTCACCGGTTTCTACGCGGACGCCGGCGCGGACTCGGACGCCGGTGCGGACTCGGGTGCGGGCGCCGGCGCGGGAGCGGACGCCGGCGCCGGCGAGGGTGAGGGTGCGGACGAGGACGCCGGCTGA